A section of the Candidatus Hydrogenedentota bacterium genome encodes:
- a CDS encoding PQQ-like beta-propeller repeat protein: VGSLDQNVYALDAEGGWPAWRFRTGHYVNSSPFVVGTRVFIGGVDGMCYALDAKTGRLVWKHDVGSQITSSPRVEGGRVYFGAVDGNVYCLDAGQGTLIWKHATSGAVVSSPVVVEGVVYIGSMDHKVYALKA, translated from the coding sequence GTCGGCTCGCTCGACCAGAACGTCTACGCCCTTGACGCCGAGGGCGGCTGGCCCGCCTGGCGCTTTCGCACCGGCCACTACGTAAACTCGTCGCCCTTTGTGGTGGGCACGCGCGTCTTCATCGGCGGCGTCGACGGCATGTGTTACGCCCTCGACGCGAAGACTGGCCGCCTCGTCTGGAAGCACGATGTCGGTAGCCAGATCACCTCGTCGCCGCGCGTCGAGGGCGGGCGGGTCTACTTCGGCGCGGTCGACGGCAATGTCTACTGTCTCGACGCCGGCCAGGGTACCTTGATCTGGAAGCACGCCACAAGCGGCGCCGTCGTCTCCTCGCCTGTTGTGGTCGAGGGCGTGGTCTATATCGGCTCGATGGACCATAAGG